In the Triticum aestivum cultivar Chinese Spring chromosome 2B, IWGSC CS RefSeq v2.1, whole genome shotgun sequence genome, tcTTTTCTTTGTTGTTAAACTTCAAAAATTGTATGCAGGAGACGGGTTCGAACTTAGGGCCTGTACGTTCAAAGAGAAGTACGCAAACCAATAGGACAATCTAAGACTTGTGACTAGttacttcttttcttccttttgtgGTTTCTCCAATTCGCGGAAGCTCCGGTTTTGGGAAGCTTTTCGAATTGGCCTTTTCCGGTTCGCTGGACAATCTCCAAAATGGTTCTtatattgattcttttttctttcctttttttcttgttcgttttcctttccttttttttattttcctaAATGTGcaatttttttcctaaaaattgatgatttttttccaaaatcaATAAACTTTTTGTCAAACTCGTGAACTTTTCAAAAAcattgatgaattttttttcaagATTTTAAACATTTCcaaaagttgatgaactttttcaaattgtgaagttttttcaaaattgatgattgtTTTCCAAATTTGTGCATTTTTttcaaaatgatgaacttttctaaataTTCTATGGACTTTTTTTGCAAATTTCTGAACTTCAAAAAAAtgatgaactgttttcaaattcgatgaacttttttcaattttgatgattttttaaaaaGTACTTTTTTCAAACTCAATAACCTTTTAAAAAAATTAACCTTTTTTTCTTCGTGAACCCTTTTTTGCAAATTTATGTTATTTTTTAAAATCTATGTTTTCTttcatttttatgatttttttgattcATTTTTTTATAAAATTCCAATTGTCAAGGGTCAATGGTTTGACCAATAAAAGTGTGACTCATCAAAGGCTGATTGGTCAACCCATCATCGAGCGGCCCGAGCGATCTGTTTAGCTTTTTCCCCAGAGACTCGCACGTGAGCGCCAGGAATAGGATGTGGCGACAAAGGCGTTGTCTAGGAGTTCCCATGGACGACAGCTATCCGGGACTATAATTGGAGAACTTTGCTCTCCTTAGATGGGCTTGTGGGCCGATTGAAGTCAAAAGGCTAGAAAGTAAACAACTTTCAACCTAAGTTGCCTGGGCTAAGTCCTATTCGGGGAATATCCTATTTGACGCTCTCTGCGTCAAGCTGTCGAGGCTTCGCATAAGAGCTGGTTATCGAACcgtgaactgggccggcccatttacagtGTTCGCGTTTCCGGTTTGGGGAATCTTCTAGAGTTTCCTAGCCGGTTTTTTCTGGTTTTGgaaagcttctagaaggttccatgaaccggttttttctttttttggtttttgtctttcctttttaagtttttctgtttatttttctactttattttctctttttcttttccttttctgtttattttttatttttcaagtttttttgaaaatactttatgtttcaaaaattgttcgtaaaCTTAAAAAATTGTTCCCACTTTTAGAAAacgtttatttttaaaaaaatggtcgtgttttccaaaattgttcataaattcaattaatgtttgcattttcaaaaatgttctgagatttaaaaaatgttccctttttaaaaaatgtttgtcttttcccttttttggttttattttttacttcggaattttcagaaaatgttctgaCTTTCGTAATGTGTTCACTAATTTGAAAACAAATTACGTTTTTGACAATTTGTTCGCAAACTAAAAATATGTTCgaggaatttgaaaaaatgttctcatttcTAAATTTTCTtttcataaatttgaaaatgttctgtaatttcaaaaaatgttccagccttttaaattttgttcacatactaaaaaaatgttcatcttttcaGAATTTTTGTAAAAATTGCGTTTTGAAATAATTGTtcgtgatttcaaaaaatgttcgtgtttagaAAAATTTGTTCATGATTTCAGAAAAATGTCCCTGCTTTCTAGAAAATGTTATAGTTTTTTGGATAATTGTTCACAAGTTTTGGAAAGTGATTGTGTTTCACAGAACATTCTGTTTTTTGAAAAAAGAAATTACTTTCGAAATTCCTTAAGTAATTCGGATCTGCAAAGCACGTCTGGTTCTTTATGTCTGATGCTAAGTTATGAGCACATTCAAGTACCAGGTCAGCTGGTGGGAACACATCGTCTGGGTCACTCCATCGTGTGTTCGGATCCCCGCCATCGAATTATTTTTTGAGCAATGCTCATTCATGTCGATCGCcatcttcatgggccggcccagtcggggatgCTCCTGTGCGAAACCGCAGCAACTTGACGCAGAGAGCGTCCAATAGGAGGTCCCCCTATTCGGCGCCCTCTGGCGCATACCCCCTCGTCacattgggccggcccagttttgACAATTTTTCGGTTTTCAAAACTGCAAAAACATCGCGAGAACTAGGTTTCAAACCGTGACGGGGGAGTTGAGGGTGCGACGCGACTAGGCCACTCTCACTTGGTGTGGTTACGTacatgtttttctttcttttctacgctttcttcttttcatttttttctttttttcaaattcgCAAAAACTTTCTTTCTTCGTGACTTTTCTTCtgaaaaatcgatgaactttttttcgaattttGGTGAGTTTTGTTGACAAATTAGATTAACCTTTTTCAATTTTGACGAATCTTTTAAAATTTGAtgaaacttttttcaattttgatgaacttttttcaaattttatgaactttttttcaaattcgatgaactttttttaaatttgttgaactttttccaaattcgctgatttttttaaatttgatgaacaatttccaaattagatgaacttttttcctatttcaatgttttttttccaaattcgatgaactattttcaaattcgaggaactttttttcaaatagatgaatttttttcaaattcgatgaactttttgctAAGAACAAAAGTACACACCGTAGCAAACCAGTTAGTTTTTTCCCTAAGAAAAATAGCACATACTATAACATTTTGTTTTGAGCGAAGAAAAGAAACAATTGATCGAGCAGGAAGCTAGCGATCGAACAGACTACTAGCTTGCGAGCGACGTGCAGCCTGCTAGCGTTGCTGGGTAGGCCCATGCAAGCGACGCAGTGGGCGCCGGTTTCGCTAACGAGCGCAGAAGGCGCCAACAAGGAGGACTCGCTGCCTGGACCAGGAAACAAATATTTAGAATTTAAGTCTAGGCCGCACTAACCATGTATCTCTGCTTCAAGTCAAAGTTGCATATGAGCCATCTCTACCACTTGTATGGATATCTTTTGAAAAATAGGAACCATGTGGAGTTTTTTTGgtggggagaggggggggggggggggggattatacTTATGAGATAAAAAATAATCATCTTGACATAAAAAAAGTAGATTAAAGCTAGTTTTGAAACTTTGGTAGGTTATAAATGTAAACTATGACAATGTTGTGGAAGTTTTTAGAGAATTGTATGGCTTTTAGACATGCTAATTGAAAGTTTAGCTAGTGCATGCACATGAATTGTCAATTGCACGCAATGTGCCCCGCCCTTCAGTAACTATTTTAGTTTTGCAAAGTAAAAGATAAAATCGTCCAAGTGCATTTCTTCTAGCTCATCCAAGGTATatgcacatcatcatcatcatcatcatcatataatgAAAGGAAAGCTCCCACATGTTTAGGGTTTTCATGCCTCCTGTCGACACCGCCATCAATTTGCCTCGTATTCTGTGGCCTTAGAGCCATGGAGGCGCAGTGGATCCCGACTCTTATCGGCAGGAGGGTTCACGCTTTGTTTTTAGGTGTTTTTGTGAGTCTGCTTAgagtttgtgttctactcgggaAGGGAAGGCGGCGGCGACTCCTTGAAGATGAAATAAGGGAACGTTTGGTTTGCTAGCTCGCCTAGCTTAGCTGGCCAGGTTTATCTAGCTTGCTCAAGCAAGAGTCGCCATAAGCAAGCGTGGCTGTTTGGAAGAGAGGAAATAATTGTCCAAGTGCCCACGATTTATGTTCTTGCCAGAGCGGGAGAGCCAAATTGGCTCGCCTCCATCAGCAAAGTTTTTCTGGTAGTTGCAGGCTAGGTTGTCATCAAAGGCTAGCTTTTTTTATCCTTACCAAATGGCTATCCTTGCCTAGCAAGGCTAGGGACTGCCCTGGCCTAGGATCCAAACACACCCTAAGTTTCTTCTAGCCTAGCCCCCGTCCTGGCGTTGCGTCTCGCGTCACcgaagggcgtgtggaggtgtgtctccggcggatctcatGGGATTCGGTCGGCATTTGTCTTTAGTGTATGTTCATGGATCTGGTCTTTGTTCGTCTCGTTCATATGTCTACAGGTTGAATCCTTCTGATCTACGTTTCTCTTCATCGGTGACGGTtgatgttctggtgcgctggtcctttgGGGCTTAGcctgacgacttcccgactgtctaatATAGATTTGCCCGGCTCTGGTgggggaggggcgatgacggcggcgctcctTCAACTCGCTCCAGTGCTTCTAGTAttactaggtggtctacggacatgGATATAATTTCTGTTACTTCTCGTGTTCTTTGTGTCGTCATGATGTTTGAATAGATCAAAAAAATTCCGGAAAAACATATACACGGTAATCCTTAGATCTATAATGAGTTTGTGTTTTGAGATTCACACATATAGTCATCATTATCATCAAACACATATTCATTTCACTACTCAATGAAGTTAAAATTTCATGTCTAGGACATGGTGAACGTACGATCTTAACGAACTATCATGTTGTCTGGATTTCATCGAAATGAACTAGTATGTGCTAGATGTGAATATGTTTACCCTGCACAATACAATGCCGCATGACTCCATCGTATCATAATATAGCCCGTGGATAAATAAAATAAGTTACAACAATCTATATTCACTCTTGGAATTACACATTAACCACAAGAGTAACAAAACCATTTGAATTGAACACCCAATCATCACTTAAACCCCATATACCTTATACTATACCGCAGAGATCCCGGCAAGCGCTCTATGTGTTGTGACACTCACGCGGCCAAGCAACACGGTACACGCACGTAGATATGTAGGCCATGCAGGGCATATGCCACACTCGTGCTACATAAATTAGAACACCCTCCTTTTGCATAAGTAGAACTTTTTTGAGGCAATTTTGCATAAATAGATCAAGTCATAAACTCTTTGTTGATGCGCGCACGGGCCCATCATTTGTCGTCAGTTACGTTCGTCTCCGAAGAGAAGAGAAATCCAAGCGACGACGCCCCTCCCGGTGCACACCGGACCCTCGTCGACGGTCGGTTCTGCAAGGCAAAATAGCCAAGACGCACATGTTGATTAcaagctcatgcatgcatgcatgctatgTGAGTTGCTATATATGCCATGGAGCATCTGACTGAAGTGATCTGCATGGACTATGCATCTATATGTACAGAAACCAACGATCTGAATTCTGAACTTGTGAAGCAGTACGTGCTACTTACAGTAAATAAAAGTAACCGAAATCTAAAGAACTTACAGTGATTAGAAGCCCGGTGTTGTTGCCCGATTGGTTAGTGTGGTAGATGATGGAAGCAGGTCTGTGAGACACAATCGGGTTCGAGTCCTCTCTCTTCGGAGGAGCCTTATACGGCGGTTCTTGGTGGTCTGCTTCATCACCGGTCATGACCTTGTCGTCCTGCGGCTGCATGACGATGCTGTCTTCCGAGAGCTTCTCGGTCTCTTGGTTGGATTTGAACTTGTGGATCGGGAAGATCTCATCCGGCTCAAAGAGGTAGCCTAgagagctccggccacccccgctgCTCCCTGCTCTACTCATTTTCTGCTCAAATGTGCTGAGCTTTCTCTCTCTAGCGTGACGATGGAGTCGCTACTTATAGAGCTGGTGTGAGTATGGGACACGCTGAGGTGAGGTGCACACCTCAGACATCGGAATCAACCGGGCATATCGATCAGTAAGCAGTCACATGAAGACACGGGAGTGTATGTGAGAGGGAGGcacgaggccaccttcaggcatgACCACACACCGCAGCGACACAGCCTTTTTTGGCTTCCATCTTGACCGTTCAACACTGATCACACGTTAAACAGACGTCGTCCAAGTCCAACTCGTAAAATATTTGCTCTACAGAAGAGGCATtttaaatttcaaaaaactcaGCTGAACAACGAACACGTTTCCATGGTTTGGTGTTTGTGGGGAAAGTCATTTCAACCACAGAAAAGCAAGCACTTTGCTCAACCAGAGAAGTATCATCGTGCACTACTGCACTACTCCTTCCTTTGATTCCCAAGAGTTCGTATGAATCACGTGCCCGATCGGTCGGTAAGTGCGTCCTGGGCGGAGTGGATCCCAGTTCTTGCATGTGAGCTCCGTTTTTAGCTCTTTTTtcgagatttgttagggtttgtgttctaCTCAGGAAGACAGACAGCGGCGGCTGTctaaagatggaataaaggtccCCTTGTCTAACCCCCGTTCAGATGTGTTtagcatcgtcggtgggcgtgtggaggtgtgtcttcggtGGATCTATCTTTAGTGGATTTGTTCGGATATGTTCGTAGTCGTCTTTGTTCGTTTGTCTTTAGATTGGATCATTCTTATCTACACTCTTTATCggcagcggttgctgttctggtgcgttggttttATGGGGCATTAGCACGACGACTTTTCGACTgtttactacaacaaggtttgctcgGCTCCGGTGAGGAAGGGGAGATGACAACGGCATGCCTTCAGCTCGCTtgagtgcttgtagtcgtcgctaggtggtttacggatctgatctgaatgtaatttttactATTTTAAGTGTTTGTTGTCATGTCCGTAAAAAAATAGTGTTTGTTGTCATGACTGAAGAAGAATAGATCGGAAGTTTATCCcgtaaaaataaaaacaaacaccCGTTCCGGAACAGCGTCACGTACGGAGATTAGTGGGCCGAATTTGTGACTTCTCGCACATTTTAGCAGCAATGCAGCATTGGAGCATCTGCGGGGTTGACACGTACAGACCACCAATTTTCCAACAATGGCCCCCCTAGTGCGTGAGGCAGCAAGGCATCAGCTTCTCGAACACGATCAAATACAGCCGCGCTGTTACTGACTCCTATTGCGAATAGTGCAGCGATGTTTAAGTTCGATCGAATTGTGGACCCTTCCATTTGCTCAGATGTATTATGATGCTCTTCCATTTCCAAACCGAACCATTTTCTGATGCTTGATTGCTTCGTCTAGAGCTGGAAAAAACGAGCAAGCTGATAACACCGACTGACCCTGGTATGGTGTGCGACGGCGACGTTGTTGTAGTTACTACGTCTTGCGTCAGTAGAGGACGGAAGCTTT is a window encoding:
- the LOC123041751 gene encoding protein SPIRAL1-like 4, with amino-acid sequence MSRAGSSGGGRSSLGYLFEPDEIFPIHKFKSNQETEKLSEDSIVMQPQDDKVMTGDEADHQEPPYKAPPKREDSNPIVSHRPASIIYHTNQSGNNTGLLITNRPSTRVRCAPGGASSLGFLFSSETNVTDDK